One Candidatus Synechococcus calcipolaris G9 genomic window carries:
- a CDS encoding diflavin flavoprotein, producing MLTEIRPRDVQVAEIAKGVLALRSRTWERLKFEVEYARQQGTTSNSYVIQGDKTALIDPPGESFTDLYFDELIKRLDLSQIDYVILGHVNSNRLVTLTALQDEAPQITFVCSKAGAVSLRAAFPDEEIQVWVPRGDGTLDLGQNHILEFITAPTPRWPDGLLTYDRPARILFTDKLFGAHVCGDALYDEQWKQLDQDRHYYFDCLHAAQTRQVETILDRLDTLTPRIYAPAHGPVVKFSLSRIQYDYRDWCQAQKDQDTKVALLYASAYGNTTTLAGAIAKGLTAAGLQVESVNCEAASPEEIQAIVSDADGFVIGSPTLGGHMPTQVQTALGLVLSHSAKTKLGGVFGSYGWSGEAIDDIEAKLLDAGYVLGFETIRVKFTPTDADLEQCQAAGAEFAQNLKKARKSREVRQPSLVDQADRTEQAVGRVVGSVCVLTTLPEGCTHVTQAEAILVSWVSQASFNPPGLSVALGAYWAENLCQIGDRFVLNILKEGSQIPRQFQQPPRFNQQPLDSLAIKAASNNCPVILDALAYLECTVESRMNCGDHWLIYATVNSGELLQESGLTAIGHRKSATKTA from the coding sequence ATGCTAACAGAAATTAGACCCCGTGATGTCCAGGTCGCAGAAATTGCCAAGGGGGTTCTGGCCCTGAGATCCCGCACTTGGGAGCGGCTCAAGTTTGAGGTTGAATATGCCCGGCAGCAGGGAACCACCTCTAACTCCTATGTAATTCAAGGAGACAAAACGGCTCTGATTGATCCTCCTGGCGAATCCTTTACGGATCTTTACTTTGATGAGTTGATCAAACGCCTAGATTTGAGTCAGATTGACTATGTTATTTTAGGCCACGTCAACTCCAATCGCCTCGTTACCCTCACGGCTCTCCAGGATGAAGCCCCCCAGATCACGTTTGTTTGCTCGAAAGCGGGGGCCGTGAGTCTGCGGGCTGCCTTTCCGGACGAAGAGATTCAGGTGTGGGTTCCCCGTGGGGATGGAACCCTAGATCTAGGGCAGAACCATATCCTAGAATTTATTACCGCTCCTACCCCCCGCTGGCCCGATGGTTTACTCACCTACGATCGCCCCGCCCGGATTTTATTTACCGATAAACTGTTTGGGGCCCATGTCTGTGGGGATGCCCTCTACGATGAGCAATGGAAGCAACTGGATCAGGATCGCCATTATTATTTTGACTGTCTCCATGCGGCCCAAACCCGTCAAGTGGAAACCATTCTCGATCGCCTCGATACCCTCACCCCCCGCATCTATGCTCCCGCCCATGGCCCGGTGGTGAAATTTAGCCTCAGTCGCATCCAGTACGATTACCGCGATTGGTGTCAGGCCCAAAAAGATCAAGATACAAAGGTGGCTCTCCTCTACGCCTCAGCCTATGGCAATACGACGACGCTGGCCGGGGCGATCGCCAAGGGATTAACAGCGGCAGGGTTGCAGGTGGAATCGGTCAACTGTGAAGCGGCCTCCCCGGAAGAGATTCAAGCCATTGTCAGTGATGCCGATGGTTTTGTGATCGGCTCTCCCACCCTGGGGGGCCATATGCCCACCCAAGTGCAAACGGCCCTGGGTCTGGTGCTATCCCACAGCGCAAAAACCAAACTGGGGGGTGTTTTTGGTTCCTATGGTTGGAGTGGCGAAGCGATCGATGATATTGAAGCCAAACTCCTAGATGCGGGCTATGTCCTGGGGTTTGAAACCATTCGGGTGAAGTTTACCCCCACGGATGCTGATCTAGAGCAATGCCAGGCGGCCGGGGCAGAATTTGCCCAGAATTTGAAAAAAGCTCGGAAAAGTCGCGAGGTTCGCCAGCCTAGTTTAGTGGATCAGGCGGATCGCACTGAGCAGGCGGTGGGGCGGGTGGTGGGTTCCGTCTGTGTTCTCACCACATTGCCAGAAGGCTGTACCCATGTCACCCAAGCGGAGGCAATTCTCGTCTCCTGGGTGTCCCAAGCCTCCTTTAATCCACCGGGGTTAAGTGTGGCCCTAGGAGCCTATTGGGCCGAGAATTTATGTCAGATCGGAGATCGCTTTGTCCTGAATATTCTCAAAGAGGGCAGTCAAATTCCCCGTCAGTTTCAACAGCCCCCCCGCTTTAACCAGCAACCCCTCGATTCCTTAGCCATTAAGGCCGCCAGTAACAATTGCCCCGTCATTTTGGATGCCCTCGCCTACCTGGAATGTACCGTAGAATCCCGTATGAACTGTGGTGATCACTGGTTAATCTATGCCACCGTCAATAGTGGTGAACTCCTCCAAGAAAGTGGCCTCACGGCTATTGGCCATCGTAAGTCAGCCACAAAGACAGCTTAG
- a CDS encoding YgfZ/GcvT domain-containing protein: MEYTNATMTPSITELTQGQFFYDSSHWGRLHISGGDRLRFLHNQTSNNIQALKPGQGCETVFLTSTARTLDLATAWIHEDHIDLLVSPQRRELLLNWLDKYIFFGDAVQVADVTDQTTTVRLLGNGWGELGHWGSTPENHDHQSLEIAGMSVQVARGTGLALTGYTLTHASTTQIATTGDRLSLIQWLGEQGGQALGDEDWERVRILQGRPMPDAELTEEYNPLETRLWQAISFDKGCYIGQETIARLNTYQGVKQELWGLELPTPLPPGTPLTLEGTTVGRITSCIPLTETAFGLGYVRKKAGGLGLILEATTPEGVNLRVKVVDVPFLEQGVMPG; the protein is encoded by the coding sequence ATGGAATACACCAACGCCACCATGACTCCCTCCATAACAGAACTTACCCAGGGTCAATTTTTTTATGATTCTTCCCATTGGGGACGGTTGCACATTTCTGGGGGCGATCGCCTCCGGTTTCTCCATAATCAAACCAGCAATAATATTCAAGCCCTTAAACCGGGCCAAGGTTGTGAGACGGTTTTCCTGACCTCCACGGCCCGTACCCTAGACCTAGCAACGGCTTGGATCCACGAGGATCATATTGATCTTTTGGTGTCTCCCCAACGGCGGGAATTGTTGCTGAATTGGCTGGATAAGTATATTTTCTTTGGGGATGCCGTCCAGGTGGCGGATGTGACGGATCAGACGACGACCGTTCGGCTCCTTGGCAATGGCTGGGGAGAACTTGGCCACTGGGGGTCAACACCCGAAAACCATGACCACCAATCCCTTGAAATTGCTGGAATGTCTGTCCAGGTAGCCCGCGGCACGGGTTTAGCCCTAACCGGATATACCTTGACCCATGCCTCAACAACCCAGATCGCTACTACGGGCGATCGCCTATCTCTGATCCAATGGCTGGGGGAACAAGGTGGTCAAGCCCTTGGGGACGAGGATTGGGAACGGGTACGGATTCTTCAGGGGCGACCAATGCCAGATGCCGAACTCACCGAGGAGTATAATCCCCTGGAGACACGACTCTGGCAGGCCATTTCCTTTGATAAGGGGTGTTATATCGGCCAGGAAACCATTGCTCGGCTGAATACCTACCAGGGCGTGAAACAGGAACTTTGGGGCCTAGAGCTACCCACCCCACTGCCACCGGGAACACCCCTCACCCTAGAGGGAACAACCGTAGGCCGCATCACCAGTTGTATCCCTTTGACCGAGACCGCCTTTGGCCTAGGCTATGTGCGGAAAAAAGCCGGGGGTCTTGGCCTGATTCTAGAGGCAACCACTCCTGAGGGAGTCAACCTAAGGGTCAAGGTCGTCGATGTGCCCTTTTTAGAGCAAGGAGTAATGCCAGGATGA
- a CDS encoding Uma2 family endonuclease encodes MTQALEEKIYTPDEYLDRERTSATRSEYRNGAIIPMTGGTPDHNELAINLAVLLKSALRGKPYRIFGADQRLWIDQPKLYTYPDIMVVEKPLQLQMGRSDTVINPCFIAEVLSKSTQDYDRGEKFSAYRTIDSFCEYLLIDQYRIHVEHYAKTATHQWLLSEYDDPNITLSLQWLEAELKISDLYDNIDLDPKNQQ; translated from the coding sequence ATGACCCAAGCCCTCGAAGAAAAAATTTATACTCCCGATGAATACTTGGATCGGGAACGAACCTCGGCAACCCGTAGCGAATATCGAAATGGAGCCATTATTCCCATGACAGGGGGAACCCCTGACCATAATGAGTTGGCGATTAACCTAGCCGTTCTACTCAAATCTGCCTTGCGGGGGAAACCCTACCGAATCTTTGGGGCCGATCAGCGACTTTGGATTGATCAGCCCAAGCTTTACACCTATCCCGATATCATGGTGGTTGAAAAACCCCTGCAACTCCAAATGGGACGCAGTGACACGGTGATCAATCCCTGCTTTATTGCTGAAGTGCTATCTAAGTCAACCCAAGATTACGATCGCGGGGAAAAATTCTCTGCCTATCGAACAATTGATAGTTTTTGCGAGTATTTGCTCATTGATCAGTACCGCATCCATGTTGAGCATTATGCCAAAACAGCCACTCATCAATGGCTCCTATCGGAATATGATGACCCCAATATCACCCTATCATTGCAGTGGCTTGAAGCTGAACTGAAAATTTCTGACTTATACGACAATATCGATCTTGATCCTAAAAATCAACAATAG